A single Vespula vulgaris chromosome 3, iyVesVulg1.1, whole genome shotgun sequence DNA region contains:
- the LOC127062439 gene encoding cytosolic purine 5'-nucleotidase isoform X3, which produces MNQQNVDIVITSSCYLGRRIRFPQDETVFPEELLNSNILGFNLPHRIDLSRNDRNENDLDSYNEGTHRMWSDKRDLGHRYPQMIEGDPSYEVENMGTISMMARKIAANRIFVNRSLHLENIKFYGFDMDYTLAEYKSPQYEQLGFNLLKDRLVSLGYPQEIKAFEYDPSFPVRGLWFDTLYGNLLKVDAYGNILVCVHGFEFLKHSQVYELYPNKFLQLDESRVYVLNTLFNLPETYLLACLIDFFTNSPQYSREKTGVKEGELTMSFKSIFQDVRNAVDWIHLHGNLKSKTIENLDEYVKKDERLPMFLTRIRESGAKLFLLTNSDYVFTDKIMTYLFDFSHGARPDEPHRNWKTYFDTIVVDARKPLFFGEGTILRQVDTKTGALKLGTHKGPLHTGEVYSGGSCDVFTELIGAKGKDVLYVGDHIFGDILKSKKIRGWRTFLIVPELVQELHVWTDKCQLFAELQNLDVMLGEMYKNLDSSTKEKPDISKLRTSIRDVTHKMDLAYGMMGSLFRSGSRQTFFSSQVVRYADLYAATFLNLIYYPFSYMFRAPAMLMPHESTVAHEQRFVMETPMISRSRTFKLSEEEEEQNRLTAKAIYMDHLNSQIPHARPETPRNVTHTHDEDCSDEDSDSQKQGNCTKACSKNFNCN; this is translated from the exons ATGAATCAACAAAACGTTGACATAGTGATTACATCGTCCTGTTATCTTG GCCGAAGAATACGATTTCCCCAAGATGAGACAGTTTTCCCGGAGGAATTACTTAACAGCAACATACTTGGCTTTAATTTGCCTCACAGAATCGACCTGAGCAGAAATGATCGTAATGAGAATGATCTGGATAGTTATAACGAAGGAACACATAGGATGTGGAGTGATAAGAGGGATCTAGGTCACAG ATATCCACAAATGATTGAAGGTGATCCATCATATGAAGTAGAGAATATGGGAACTATTAGCATGATGGCTAGAAAAATTGCTGCAAATAG gatTTTTGTTAATCGTAGTCttcatttagaaaatatcaaattttatggATTTGATATGGATTATACATTGGCGG AATATAAATCTCCGCAATATGAACAGCTTGGATTTAATCTCTTAAAAGATCGTTTAGTATCTTTGGGATATCCACAAGAAATTAAAGCATTTGAATATGATCCTAGTTTCCCGGTACGAGGCCTATGGTTTGATACTCTTTATGGAAACTTATTGAAGGTTGATGCCTATGGAAATATTTTAGTCTGTGTACAtggatttgaatttttaaaaca CTCTCAGGTTTATGAACTCTACCCAAATAAGTTTTTACAATTAGATGAATCAAGAGTCTATGTTTTGAATACGCTGTTCAATTTGCCAGAAACTTATCTTTTAGCATGTCTCATAGATTTCTTCACGAATTCTCCACAATATAGTAGAGAAAAAACTGGAGTTAAAGAAGGAGAACTTACTATGAGTTTTAAAAGCATTTTCCAAGATGTAAGAAATGCTGTTGACTGGATTCACTTGCATggaaatttaaaaagtaagACTATAGAGAACTTGGATGAATATGTGAAAAAAGATGAACGGCTCCCAATGTTTCTTACACGTATTAGAGAAAGTGGTGCAAAACTATTTTTGTTAACAAATAGTGATTACGTTTTTACTGATAAAATAATGACCtatttgtttgatttttcACATGGTGCAAGG CCTGACGAACCACATCGAAATTGGAAGACATATTTTGATACTATTGTTGTTGACGCCAGAAAGCCATTATTTTTTGGTGAAGGTACAATCTTGCGACAGGTAGATACTAAAACTGGTGCTTTAAAACTTGGAACACATAAAGGCCCTCTTCATACAG gTGAAGTCTATTCAGGAGGATCGTGCGATGTTTTCACAGAATTAATAGGCGCAAAAGGTAAAGATGTATTGTATGTTGGAGATCATATATTCGGTGATATTTTgaagagtaaaaaaattcGAGGATGGAGAACATTTTTGATAGTACCGGAATTGGTTCAGGAATTACATGTATGGACAGACAAATGTCAATTGTTCGCAGAATTGCAAAATTTGGATGTAATGCTAGGAGAGATGTATAa AAACTTGGATAGTAGCACAAAGGAAAAACCAGATATATCTAAACTTCGAACTTCCATAAGAGATGTCACGCACAAAATGGATTTAGCATATGGTATGATGGGATCACTGTTTCGCAGTGGAAGTAGGCAGACATTTTTCAGTAGTCAGGTAGTGAGGTATGCAGATTTGTATGCTGCTACTTTCCTCAATCTGATTTATTATCCATTCTCATACATGTTCAGAGCACCTGCTATGCTC ATGCCACACGAGAGTACAGTTGCTCACGAACAAAGATTTGTTATGGAAACACCCATGATCAGTCGATCAAGAACATTTAAACtttcagaagaagaagaagaacaaaatcgACTGACTGCT AAAGCTATATACATGGATCACTTAAATAGTCAAATTCCACATGCAAGGCCTGAAACACCACGTAATGTAACACATACGCATGATGAAGACTGCAGTGATGAGGATAGTGATTCTCAGAAGCAAGGGAACTGTACTAAGGCGTGCTCAAAAAATTTTAActgtaattaa
- the LOC127062439 gene encoding cytosolic purine 5'-nucleotidase isoform X2 has product MVIMETCHHRHRKMIMILQDTKNGTGKLVKGRRIRFPQDETVFPEELLNSNILGFNLPHRIDLSRNDRNENDLDSYNEGTHRMWSDKRDLGHRYPQMIEGDPSYEVENMGTISMMARKIAANRIFVNRSLHLENIKFYGFDMDYTLAEYKSPQYEQLGFNLLKDRLVSLGYPQEIKAFEYDPSFPVRGLWFDTLYGNLLKVDAYGNILVCVHGFEFLKHSQVYELYPNKFLQLDESRVYVLNTLFNLPETYLLACLIDFFTNSPQYSREKTGVKEGELTMSFKSIFQDVRNAVDWIHLHGNLKSKTIENLDEYVKKDERLPMFLTRIRESGAKLFLLTNSDYVFTDKIMTYLFDFSHGARPDEPHRNWKTYFDTIVVDARKPLFFGEGTILRQVDTKTGALKLGTHKGPLHTGEVYSGGSCDVFTELIGAKGKDVLYVGDHIFGDILKSKKIRGWRTFLIVPELVQELHVWTDKCQLFAELQNLDVMLGEMYKNLDSSTKEKPDISKLRTSIRDVTHKMDLAYGMMGSLFRSGSRQTFFSSQVVRYADLYAATFLNLIYYPFSYMFRAPAMLMPHESTVAHEQRFVMETPMISRSRTFKLSEEEEEQNRLTAKAIYMDHLNSQIPHARPETPRNVTHTHDEDCSDEDSDSQKQGNCTKACSKNFNCN; this is encoded by the exons GCCGAAGAATACGATTTCCCCAAGATGAGACAGTTTTCCCGGAGGAATTACTTAACAGCAACATACTTGGCTTTAATTTGCCTCACAGAATCGACCTGAGCAGAAATGATCGTAATGAGAATGATCTGGATAGTTATAACGAAGGAACACATAGGATGTGGAGTGATAAGAGGGATCTAGGTCACAG ATATCCACAAATGATTGAAGGTGATCCATCATATGAAGTAGAGAATATGGGAACTATTAGCATGATGGCTAGAAAAATTGCTGCAAATAG gatTTTTGTTAATCGTAGTCttcatttagaaaatatcaaattttatggATTTGATATGGATTATACATTGGCGG AATATAAATCTCCGCAATATGAACAGCTTGGATTTAATCTCTTAAAAGATCGTTTAGTATCTTTGGGATATCCACAAGAAATTAAAGCATTTGAATATGATCCTAGTTTCCCGGTACGAGGCCTATGGTTTGATACTCTTTATGGAAACTTATTGAAGGTTGATGCCTATGGAAATATTTTAGTCTGTGTACAtggatttgaatttttaaaaca CTCTCAGGTTTATGAACTCTACCCAAATAAGTTTTTACAATTAGATGAATCAAGAGTCTATGTTTTGAATACGCTGTTCAATTTGCCAGAAACTTATCTTTTAGCATGTCTCATAGATTTCTTCACGAATTCTCCACAATATAGTAGAGAAAAAACTGGAGTTAAAGAAGGAGAACTTACTATGAGTTTTAAAAGCATTTTCCAAGATGTAAGAAATGCTGTTGACTGGATTCACTTGCATggaaatttaaaaagtaagACTATAGAGAACTTGGATGAATATGTGAAAAAAGATGAACGGCTCCCAATGTTTCTTACACGTATTAGAGAAAGTGGTGCAAAACTATTTTTGTTAACAAATAGTGATTACGTTTTTACTGATAAAATAATGACCtatttgtttgatttttcACATGGTGCAAGG CCTGACGAACCACATCGAAATTGGAAGACATATTTTGATACTATTGTTGTTGACGCCAGAAAGCCATTATTTTTTGGTGAAGGTACAATCTTGCGACAGGTAGATACTAAAACTGGTGCTTTAAAACTTGGAACACATAAAGGCCCTCTTCATACAG gTGAAGTCTATTCAGGAGGATCGTGCGATGTTTTCACAGAATTAATAGGCGCAAAAGGTAAAGATGTATTGTATGTTGGAGATCATATATTCGGTGATATTTTgaagagtaaaaaaattcGAGGATGGAGAACATTTTTGATAGTACCGGAATTGGTTCAGGAATTACATGTATGGACAGACAAATGTCAATTGTTCGCAGAATTGCAAAATTTGGATGTAATGCTAGGAGAGATGTATAa AAACTTGGATAGTAGCACAAAGGAAAAACCAGATATATCTAAACTTCGAACTTCCATAAGAGATGTCACGCACAAAATGGATTTAGCATATGGTATGATGGGATCACTGTTTCGCAGTGGAAGTAGGCAGACATTTTTCAGTAGTCAGGTAGTGAGGTATGCAGATTTGTATGCTGCTACTTTCCTCAATCTGATTTATTATCCATTCTCATACATGTTCAGAGCACCTGCTATGCTC ATGCCACACGAGAGTACAGTTGCTCACGAACAAAGATTTGTTATGGAAACACCCATGATCAGTCGATCAAGAACATTTAAACtttcagaagaagaagaagaacaaaatcgACTGACTGCT AAAGCTATATACATGGATCACTTAAATAGTCAAATTCCACATGCAAGGCCTGAAACACCACGTAATGTAACACATACGCATGATGAAGACTGCAGTGATGAGGATAGTGATTCTCAGAAGCAAGGGAACTGTACTAAGGCGTGCTCAAAAAATTTTAActgtaattaa
- the LOC127062439 gene encoding cytosolic purine 5'-nucleotidase isoform X5: MVIMETCHHRHRKMIMILQDTKNGTGKLVKGRRIRFPQDETVFPEELLNSNILGFNLPHRIDLSRNDRNENDLDSYNEGTHRMWSDKRDLGHRIFVNRSLHLENIKFYGFDMDYTLAEYKSPQYEQLGFNLLKDRLVSLGYPQEIKAFEYDPSFPVRGLWFDTLYGNLLKVDAYGNILVCVHGFEFLKHSQVYELYPNKFLQLDESRVYVLNTLFNLPETYLLACLIDFFTNSPQYSREKTGVKEGELTMSFKSIFQDVRNAVDWIHLHGNLKSKTIENLDEYVKKDERLPMFLTRIRESGAKLFLLTNSDYVFTDKIMTYLFDFSHGARPDEPHRNWKTYFDTIVVDARKPLFFGEGTILRQVDTKTGALKLGTHKGPLHTGEVYSGGSCDVFTELIGAKGKDVLYVGDHIFGDILKSKKIRGWRTFLIVPELVQELHVWTDKCQLFAELQNLDVMLGEMYKNLDSSTKEKPDISKLRTSIRDVTHKMDLAYGMMGSLFRSGSRQTFFSSQVVRYADLYAATFLNLIYYPFSYMFRAPAMLMPHESTVAHEQRFVMETPMISRSRTFKLSEEEEEQNRLTAKAIYMDHLNSQIPHARPETPRNVTHTHDEDCSDEDSDSQKQGNCTKACSKNFNCN, encoded by the exons GCCGAAGAATACGATTTCCCCAAGATGAGACAGTTTTCCCGGAGGAATTACTTAACAGCAACATACTTGGCTTTAATTTGCCTCACAGAATCGACCTGAGCAGAAATGATCGTAATGAGAATGATCTGGATAGTTATAACGAAGGAACACATAGGATGTGGAGTGATAAGAGGGATCTAGGTCACAG gatTTTTGTTAATCGTAGTCttcatttagaaaatatcaaattttatggATTTGATATGGATTATACATTGGCGG AATATAAATCTCCGCAATATGAACAGCTTGGATTTAATCTCTTAAAAGATCGTTTAGTATCTTTGGGATATCCACAAGAAATTAAAGCATTTGAATATGATCCTAGTTTCCCGGTACGAGGCCTATGGTTTGATACTCTTTATGGAAACTTATTGAAGGTTGATGCCTATGGAAATATTTTAGTCTGTGTACAtggatttgaatttttaaaaca CTCTCAGGTTTATGAACTCTACCCAAATAAGTTTTTACAATTAGATGAATCAAGAGTCTATGTTTTGAATACGCTGTTCAATTTGCCAGAAACTTATCTTTTAGCATGTCTCATAGATTTCTTCACGAATTCTCCACAATATAGTAGAGAAAAAACTGGAGTTAAAGAAGGAGAACTTACTATGAGTTTTAAAAGCATTTTCCAAGATGTAAGAAATGCTGTTGACTGGATTCACTTGCATggaaatttaaaaagtaagACTATAGAGAACTTGGATGAATATGTGAAAAAAGATGAACGGCTCCCAATGTTTCTTACACGTATTAGAGAAAGTGGTGCAAAACTATTTTTGTTAACAAATAGTGATTACGTTTTTACTGATAAAATAATGACCtatttgtttgatttttcACATGGTGCAAGG CCTGACGAACCACATCGAAATTGGAAGACATATTTTGATACTATTGTTGTTGACGCCAGAAAGCCATTATTTTTTGGTGAAGGTACAATCTTGCGACAGGTAGATACTAAAACTGGTGCTTTAAAACTTGGAACACATAAAGGCCCTCTTCATACAG gTGAAGTCTATTCAGGAGGATCGTGCGATGTTTTCACAGAATTAATAGGCGCAAAAGGTAAAGATGTATTGTATGTTGGAGATCATATATTCGGTGATATTTTgaagagtaaaaaaattcGAGGATGGAGAACATTTTTGATAGTACCGGAATTGGTTCAGGAATTACATGTATGGACAGACAAATGTCAATTGTTCGCAGAATTGCAAAATTTGGATGTAATGCTAGGAGAGATGTATAa AAACTTGGATAGTAGCACAAAGGAAAAACCAGATATATCTAAACTTCGAACTTCCATAAGAGATGTCACGCACAAAATGGATTTAGCATATGGTATGATGGGATCACTGTTTCGCAGTGGAAGTAGGCAGACATTTTTCAGTAGTCAGGTAGTGAGGTATGCAGATTTGTATGCTGCTACTTTCCTCAATCTGATTTATTATCCATTCTCATACATGTTCAGAGCACCTGCTATGCTC ATGCCACACGAGAGTACAGTTGCTCACGAACAAAGATTTGTTATGGAAACACCCATGATCAGTCGATCAAGAACATTTAAACtttcagaagaagaagaagaacaaaatcgACTGACTGCT AAAGCTATATACATGGATCACTTAAATAGTCAAATTCCACATGCAAGGCCTGAAACACCACGTAATGTAACACATACGCATGATGAAGACTGCAGTGATGAGGATAGTGATTCTCAGAAGCAAGGGAACTGTACTAAGGCGTGCTCAAAAAATTTTAActgtaattaa